AACATGCGTGCAAATATTCATCCTGAATACCGTGAAGTATTGTTCCATGACACCAATGCCGATGTGTATTTCGTAATTGGAAGTACTTTAAATTCAACACAAACGCGTGAATATGAAGGCAAGACTTATCCATATATCAGTTTAGATATTTCCAGTGCTTCGCATCCGTTCTATACGGGTGAACAACGTCAAACCAGTAATGAAGGACGTGTGGCAAGTTTCAATAAACGCTTTGCTCGTTTCAATCGCTCACGATAAA
This window of the Acinetobacter sp. NCu2D-2 genome carries:
- a CDS encoding type B 50S ribosomal protein L31, producing the protein MRANIHPEYREVLFHDTNADVYFVIGSTLNSTQTREYEGKTYPYISLDISSASHPFYTGEQRQTSNEGRVASFNKRFARFNRSR